The region GTGCTGATAAAAGTAAGAAATTACTTTTCACCGAATAAATCGTTTGTCTTTGCTCAGGGGAGAGCAAGATGAGGGCCCTATCATTATCCACATTCCGCGGATACATTACGCGTGCGGAGGCAACTGTGCCGAGATCGTTTCTAGAATTCGAATCCAGAAAGGAGGGAACTGGAATGTGCATTAGCATTCTTTTAGCATCAACAACACTTCGCTGAGGCCACTCGCAAGCGCGAGAAGAGATGATACCAAGCGTCAACCAAAAATTGATCGTTTGCCGTTTTGGGGTCAGAGCTCAGCGTACGACTATTTACAAATAACATCGAACAGTTCGGTGCTCTACTTGCGCTTCCGAATGCGTGTCCGTTCCTCCTGCACCGTGCCACCAATCGCACCGGCAGCATTGGTTGCGCTCTGGAGCTGCCGCTCCGCACTCAGTTTGATGCTGTTGAGCAGATACTTGAACTGCATTACCTGCATTGCGGTAACATTCGGGTCACTGCACGCCTCCAGCCACTTCAGGAACTTCTCACCATGTTCGACGGCATCGGCCGAGTTGCGAATGTCGGCCACGGCTACCGAAGCCACCACGGTTGATGTatctggcggcggcggtgtcgtcattgggggctgcacgttcgAATCATCCGATTCCAGATCGCTGCCTTTAACGGCTCGATCCAGCTCCTCGCCAACCTGCTCTTCGTCGTTATGGATGCTTCCTCCAGCGGATAGCGGGCTGGCGGAGCGTCCACGAGGCAGTGATAGGGGTGTAGTGGAACAGCGGtcattgctgttgctactgaaCAGCAGCCCGTCGAGTACCTGCTTTGCGTCGGCAGTGGACGCTGAGCGTTCCTTCGCCAGCGCCTCCTCAGCGTCATCGTCAGCGTCCTCCTCCTGTGCCACGTCCTTTACGCTAGCTGCACGCTTAGCTTCGAGATCTTGTTCATGCTCACCCTCCTCAGAATCGCGGTGGCGGCGCCGATGACGAACGTGACGGCGTTCGTCGCCAGTCTCTTGGAGGCATTCATCCTCTCGGTTGGCTTCTCTAGCGTCCAGATGCTCCGCCTGCCTCTCAGGTTCAGGCGTGGCGATCTCAATGCGAGCTTTACGCTCCACGTCTTCCTCATCCTCAACCAGCGAATCATCGTGATCCTGATCCATGCCTGGTAGCGTCCGATGACCGCTCCGAAGTGAAGACGTCGTCGAGCACGGGCTAGGGTTGTAGCGTGTGTGGTGCCGTTCGATATCCCCATTACCGAGCTGCAGTGCAGGACCGTTCTCCTTGGACCTCTCGCTAATACTACCGCCGTGATGGTTGGACAGATCTTCCGGTTTTAcatctccaccaccaaccgaaccgctTATGTTCAGATCCATCGCTACGCCACTGCCCCCTCGCAGGTGATGGCCTAGCCCGTGGTGATTGCCGTCATTCGCCCCTCcagtaccaccacctccaccggaaCTTCCGTTGTTAGCCCCTGCACCGGTGCTTCCTTTGGTGAGCTGGGAGTAGAGAATGTTTTCGTAGGCTGCCAGTGatgcagcggccgcagcagcttTTTGATTGTTATTCTGCTGGCTCAgcgagttgttgttgatgctgtgctGGCTCTGCTGGAGGGCGGCCATCATTTTGCTGTCGACGGTACCGCCGGTAGCACCGGCCGTCGCCGCGGCACCACCCGGCATCAGTGAGGCACCGAACGTTTTGTACCACTGCCAGAACCAGGACGAGTTTTTCGTGTCCTCGGGCGTGAGTGACGGTGCGGATGAGGGTGGTGTTGGCTGGGGCGTACTGACGAGTGGGACTGCgccgagcggtggtggtggcgtgtgcGCCGATGGTGGCAGTTGCGTCGGTGAGGCTCCTGAACTGCCCGTCAGCAGgtgtgcggtggcggtggccgttcCGGTGTTGTGCGATGGgggcggtggcgtcggcggGCTGTTGCTGGCGGCCCGGGGAAGCGACGAGTAGAGGTTGTTCAGTCCGAGCATCGCTTGCTGCGACTTGAGCCAGTACCAGAGCGCATCGTCGACCGGAGCGTTTGGATCGCGACCTACGGAAGCAGTATTGGGAGTGGTTGAAGCGTGATTGGTACTATTGGTTGTAGAAGTAGAAGTGGAGTTCGTCGTCGCAGCAGAAGTGCACTTTCTGAACTGCTCCGACAAGCTCGCtaaaccaccagccagtggtggctgaggatgatgatggtgaagcatACCGTTTCCGaaggattgttgttgctgatgctgctgctgctgctgctgctggtgttgctggtcgCTGGATGAgctcttctgttgctgcagtttcGCCAGATTGCGGACGGTGAGCGAAGGACCGGTCGAACCGTTGTTACCACCGGCAGACGAGCCTTTCTCACTACTCGAACGATGATCGGTGGCACCGTTTGTGCTACTGTCGTGCAAACCGTTACTACCccgacctcctcctccaccggcgccaccaccaccttgctggccttgttgttgctgttgctgctgctgctgctgctgctgatggtgactgctgtggtggtggttggtacCATTGTTGGCCGCCGAACTGTTGCTACCCTTTGGTCTGACGCTGCGCAGTGACTGAGCGGCAACTGCAGCCGCAGCGGCCGAGTTCAACCCACCCGCCAAACTCGACATGGTGGCcaggttgtggttgttgttgagctGTGCGATCAGGTTGAGATTGGTGGCGATCTCGTTGAAGCTGAGCGCGAGCGGACTCTGCCCCAGGCCGGACATGCCCGATAGGTGGCTCAGGCTGGTCAGCGGGCTGATGGCCGCCATCGATAGGTGATGGTCCGATTTGGACGGATCGCCaccgtggtgctgatggtgtttgcTAAGATCGGCCCCGtacgctgccgccgctgctgcggccgctttGCTCGATTTGCTGAGTGCCGAAATTTCGGCGGCCGTTTTCGCAAACTGACTAAAATCGGCAGCCGTTCCCGTGAGCCCATTCATGATAATGTCACCGCCCGAGGTTTTGTCAatgccaccgacgccaccaccaccaccggatagGTCCAGTCCGTTCAGGGTGCCACCGCGGCTCGACGGTGAAACCTTGTAGTAGCTGGTGTCGTCGTACTTGAGCTTGCCACCACCGTGACCACCGAACATGGAGGAATCGAGCTTGAGGCGCTTCTCCGGTGGACCACCGCTAAACAGTTCGGCCGCGGCTGCCGTCAGTGCGGCGGCCGTCGCTTCGTTGCTTAGCTTCTCCGCGTTCTCGACCGATTGGCGAGACATGTAGCGGAGCTTTTCCTCGTTCTTGCACCAGCCCCGTAGCGTCGATTCCGGGACGCCGATGTCACGGGCAACCGAGGCCTTCGATTCACCATCGTGGATCCGCTGGATCGCATCGATCTTATCCGTCGCCGTGAGGTGACGGAGCGGGCGTTTGCCCTTCGTTgctgtggccatcatcatcatgagtaAGGATTCTGTTTGGGCGGAGAGAGCGGAGagggaaacggaaagaaacagagagttGGCATTAGTATGATGTATAAATGGATTGATTTTGTATTTTAAAATCTTATAGGAACtatttttatcaaatcaaAAGCATTTTTGTTCTGGTATTTTCAACGacgttttttttggaaaaatcatATCTTTCTTAAAAatcttttttgaaaaataacattttctcaaattcttttttttcgaaaactcTACCAAGTGTGGCCTTTTGGTATTGTGGAGATTTGAGGAGTTTGTTGCCCATGTTGCCCAACCCACAACGACACAATAGTTATGCTGCAATGCACCATAAACTCCCAATAATGGAAGGATCGTGTGTCCCACGCACTGACCGCACGTTTTCCCGTGGAAAATCCACCCAGTGCGTACGCGTATTTTCCACTTGGCAGAACCGCGCCACTGGGGTCCGCGGGTGCCACGCCAACGCAGGCATACACGCTGGCCTCTCATTGGCTCTCCGTCGCCGCGGCCACTGCCATCGGTCGGTGTTGGAAAATGAGGGggaaaaagcaagaaaagcgaagaagccaATCGGTGACCAACCAACGAGCAACAGGCACTCGAGTGCGCGGGCGCACGCGCCGGCAACGTGTCCTCTCCTCCTTTCGTGGTCCATGCGCGGAATTGGGGAAGAAGATGCTCTTTCTTTTTGtagcctcttttttttcgctctctcctcCAATCCGTTTGACCATTCACGCGTTCGAGCGCTTCGCTTTATCTCTTTCGGACTGTTGGCTGTCTAGCAAGCAGGCGCAGGCGCGTACGCACTCGCGCCGGGGCTTCTTGTGGGCTCTTTGGTCCGTGAACCTTTGAAGGCTATGGTTGCCCCCCTCCGGATGATGGTCATCCCGAAGCACTCGGTGGGATGCATAGAGACAGAGTGGGGGACACAGAGGGGGGGAAAAGCCATAGCTAGTGATCTCTGTTTCGCCAGCAGACAGAAACGGTTATGCTTGTGCGCTTCTCTCCTCCTTCGCACGGTTATTGCAGCTGCGCGTAGACGGTTCCAGGGAATTCATTCATGTGATGCGTGTGCATCGTTTGTCCACCGAGTGTTCATTCTGTTGCATTCTCCGAGAGCATTCCCATGCGGCTGCCGCCTCTCGCCGAATCCTCTCTCAAACAAGTGTCCTCTCGCATGCTCGAGCTATGTGCTGGGTTCATTCTTTTGTTTACACAATGCTGGATGCACATAATACAACCACCCCACCCGTTGGGGGGAGGATTGCTGCGCGCTGGACTGCAGTTGCATCTGGACTGCGTGCCTGGAGTATGCAGCGGTCACTATCGCTGGCGCAACACTGTTGCCAGTAGCTGTCCCTTTCCGATGCACCGTTTACTGAGATCAGCTGTCGCGTACCCGGCGAGAACGCAGCGACGGTgcattttttggaaaaatactCCCAAGAAAAACACcttcccggtgctggtggtggtagtgtatATGGGTGGTCCAAGGATGCAATTGTCCTTTTTCGCCATGATCTTGTGTCTTTCTCTTACCATTTCTAGttgattttttctctttctcgctctagTTTATATACTTTGGcaatcaccaacagcaacgagaAGGAGTTTTTCTTAATAACATTGCTACCCATACACAAGAAGCACTGTAAAACTGTTACAAGCGCAAGGGTATGTGCTTTTCTTGGAAAAACcaagaaataaaaattagtaagaaaaaaaagtgcacGCGAAGGTGCgcatttttcttcactttttatgctgtttgGGTGACCTTTTTCGAGGTCTAGTGCGTGGAATTTCTCGACGCATCTTTGATATCCAAAATTacgtgatggtttttggatcGATCGTCTGTTCAATTCTTATTCCAGTTGATTTAGACAAGCGACGTTGCTTCTGTCTTCGATTAATTTCCCTGCCATTCAAAGGGGTAAAGGACTGCTAGTAGGGAGGTTTTACTCATTACCCACTTACATCCTCGGCTGCTTGGCCCTATTGTCATCGCCACTACCACTTActatccttttcttttcattcccttttcttcATCCTTAGCTGCTTTCagttctccctccccccccaaaaggcttccaacggaaaatggaacgtATAATACGCTCGGCTCGGAATTATTATGCTTAGCACGTTTTCTTCATCGTTGGCGCAGTCACAGCGCAGGACAGTAGCAGACAGGCCGGGGGGCCACTCGTTCTTCATTCAGTTTTCCACTGGAAGCCGCCGGGTTGGCCGGGCATTGCAGAGGCAGGGCAGgggaaaaagaacaaaacaaaaaaaaaggcggcgCTCAAGGGGGGCGGCGAGCGGTTTGTGGGGTGAATGATGGCGTTCTGAGACGTCAAGTGGGTGGTGGGGTTACTAGTACTAGTTGTTGTGCCCCTGACCATGACTCTAATAGTggcaatgatggtggtggtggtggttgaggtgGAAAATCCGTTTTTCTCCTATTAATTCCATACAAACCGACCCCAGAAGAGCCCATTGAGGGAGGGAACGGGTGAAGTTGGTGACGGAAGAACTGGAAAAACCTGGGGAACGGCATTAGGCGAGCGAGAAGGCAAAAGtcggagcgaaaaaaagggacttTTACTTTCGTTTACTGGAATTTattgttctctctctgtgattTCGTTCCCTTCTCCACCCTACCCCTTTTATTCATCCACGGATCCCACCGGCCCCCCCGGGCTCCCCATGCTCGGGAGTGGAGTGTTGCAGCAAcgtctggctgctgctcccgataggaatggaatgcatttttatgttgcacttCTCTATGTTGGTGTGTGGGTATAACTTCTACtgtttttttcgtcttcttcttgttgctgctgttgagtgtTGTCTGGCTTGTCTGGTCTAGAACAGTTATCCGCCCGGCGTtccgtgagcgagcgagagagcgaaagtgaaAGTACATAGCCATCGACATCCATTATCTAGTGCATCTAGGGGTGGAAGGAGCCCAGGCAATGGTTATTACTTTAGTAGATAGAGCAGCACGTGGTTTGCGTTTTCTCCCAGTGTTCGTTTAACCATTCGGGGTGTCCGACTGACGCCggcagtttttatttttcgtccATTAGaggggtgtgttggtgtgaatCGCTCGCACCAGTTGCTGTTACCAGGTCCTTTTTATCACCAGTTGCTTTTATTTCTACAGCATCTCTTGCGGGTTAGGAATCGTGTTCTGCTGTGCGCTAAGTGATGAGAATTTTTTCACACCACTTGCGATGCATTTGGTGGCGTCGATGGTCATTTTCTTACACGGAACAGATTTCTGGCTAGATATGGTTGCGTTGCAATTATCGAATAATTATACATGACCGCTTACTAACCAGTACCTTCGCAGTGCTACTGCGTGCCCAAGATTCATTAAGCTCGTCATCAACGTTCGCTCACCAAGAGCGTCTACAGCGCTCTTGATAAAGTGCAGCATAAATACCAGAGACGAGATGGATGCGCACGAAATCACGCAGACAAGAATAGAATGGAGGCGCGGCAGACAGACGCAGATGGTGAAAGTGAGACCCGTCACGTGGCTAAACAAGCGCACCAGTGCATTTGCGgcaatgttttccttcaagGTTATCATCCTCCTCACCGGTTGCACAAGAAAaaggttttcgtttttttttttcgtgctttTTCACATTGTGCAGCCATCCTCTCTTTGGCGAACTCCGGAGGCGAACTGCGGTTGCTAGTCGAAGAGAACATCATTTCTCTAAGCATTAAATATTTACGTTCCTCCTCCAGGCCCGTACACGCCAGCCGTGGGCCTTGgagtgttgttttgcttttcctacTACTCgtaaaaggaggagaagagagggattgttttatttttactagAAGTCAGGCTGGAGTCTGGCTTGTCTTTGGAGCATCGGTAGTCCGGACTGTCTTGTCCCATTGCATTCGACACGGCATAGCAGCGTCTCCACTGTGTTTATCCGTACACATGGCGAGCCATGCTTGTGTTGTGTCTAGACACCTCGCCCACAGAGtgagatggaggaggaggaggaggatttcGTCTCAGCCGGAAGACGGGTGTCTGCGCGTCGTCGATATTCGTTGATATTTCCGCACATGACTACCCATTAATTGGCTGACCATATTTCTTCTAATGGAGACAATTTTGGTCAAGATTGCTCTTTATGACAGTCAAGCATATTGTATGTTGGATAATCAAAATGATAGAGAGTCTTATCATACTAATTTTATGGAAACTTTCTCAAACAACATATTATATTTTGATGATACATTACATTCTAATTCATTCATAATTATATCGCGCCATAAAGAAAAGCAATTTGGAGCACATTTGTCTTTATGGTCTAAATATTTGGACACAATATCGACGGACTCCCAAACAGTAGTACTCCCATTTTAACGTTCCCTTTAACCAATGCCATAGACCACGTCTCAGAAGTCAGAACTGTTatgcgtcgttgtcgtccttgtcgtctGTTGATAGCACCACATCGTTGCAGCAACAGGTTGGCAgttaattatatttttctcCTCCTGGTTTTATGCCTCTCCTACTCCCACAGCTCAACAATGTATCATCGCCGATGGAATGGGATGAAATGGGAGACTGAGACTATGAAAGACGAGGGTGCGCATGTTGAGAATGCGTCTCAAATGTTTGCTTCGCTTGTTGCATGATTTGTTTACGATAATGCTGCGCTCTATTTATCAATTGAACGATGTTTTATGAAGTGAtggtaattgaattgtttttcatgttttcataAGTTTGCTAAAATGTTGTCTTGTACCGCATAAAGCAGGACgtcatttattttcttctaCCAAAAACAGTATCTTACAAACTCTCTCCCACGTATCAGACTTGTTCCACCGACAGCCAAAAGGCATTCTTCAGCAACGCACGCTAGCGGTTGCATGATGAGAAACcagatttgcataaatttgtgTCTCGtcatttttccacccttctTCTGCCGAACCTTGCGCCCAATTATTACAAAGCGCAAATTGGAACGCAGGATTCGAGAGAAACAAAAGTCCTATCCTCGGGGCAACATAACGGAACAGGGCGTCCTGCGAACGCGAaattcttttccttccaagGCGTCCAATCGTCCgtccaccaaacaaaaaaaaaaaccggaccaACGGAATATGTTGCGCccactgctgcagcaccatgcGGTTGCTGGGGAATttctaataatttatttaatttgccACCGCGATTGACGCTGATTGGcatgtcgtcggtgcgaggcCGGTGTAGATGTGAGAACAGGCCCCCTGGCCCCTGGCCCACTCACCAGTTACCAGCAGAAACGGTAAATTTCAACCCtcgaaaaatgcataaaaattgATTGCAACACATCAGTGTTCCGTGGCGTGTCGTTTTGTGAACCCGTGCGTTGGGTCCTGCTCATCCAACAGACATTAGGAGAGCtaagctgccaccaccaccaccaccaagacaGCCCAATCCAAGACACCTTAATTACGAGAAGGGATGCCGAAGCGTATTATCGatggatagagagagagatcgagcgagcgagcgagcgagcaatttAGGGGCCCTATGCTCCGagcctttcctttttgcttgtGTCTTGTGTTTGCGACCAAACAGCCAACACCTAACATTGGATCGTggtgatccctttttttgctccttgCCAGcgagctagccagccagctgaacGTTTGTGCGCGGAGGATAGAAAGGATTCACCCTCCCGCTCGCGAGACAGCAAAATAACGGGAATTTGGGTCATTTTCgtgtcctcctcgtcgtcgcgcgatttgtccgtccgtccgtccgaacCGACCAACCATTTATCGATGCACCGGTTTCTAGCAGAAAGGTGCAGCGCCCCAATGAGgcaagaaggagagagaggagcagaGCTCGCGGAATCCGCGGAACAGCAGGACTCAAAACCCTCGCATCTCCCATTAGTCCCACTCTCCGCTAAAAGAAGTCAGCAGACGACGGAAagcggagggagggggtggctaGGACGTGCAACTACGTCTAcggggtgtgcgtgcgtgcgctagTGAGTGTCCCGAGAACGGAAAGAGGAAATTAGTTAAATTAAGATTCGCCTCTCGCTTTACTTCTTTCTCCACATTTCGCTTTCAAAGCcttaactctctctctctctccccgtctAGGGGTTTGtcaaaatgcatttcattagGTTTTTCGACGGTTTGGGGTGACCCTCCCCGTGGtgccacgaaaaaaaaccaccgactTGGGGGAGAGCGAGCTGGCTCACGCGAACGCGAAAAACGCGAACCGCGAACGCATAAGCTGCAGACGCGCGAactgctggaggtggtggtggtgatggtcacGAGAGGGGACACAcgacggggaaaaaaacacggagaaggaaaaaaaaacccgcagcgcgatcgcgattgacAGAGGACAGACGCGCGTGCCCAGAGGGGGTGAAGATAGGGAttggaacgaaaacgaaaacagcgGGCAGCGAcagtgcacgcgcgcgcaaaaaaaaaggaaggaagcataaTAATAATCGCGGGCAGGAACAACCCTCACCGGGCCACGTTCGCCGGGACCGAAAATACAGGTTAGCTCGCTAGttagcggtggcggtggaggcaaCAAGCGACGACCCTTCGCTGCGttgcgtgtgcatgtgcgccgatccgatccgaccgtccgaccgtccgaccgtccgTAGTTTACATCTCCTTG is a window of Anopheles aquasalis chromosome 2, idAnoAquaMG_Q_19, whole genome shotgun sequence DNA encoding:
- the LOC126571142 gene encoding protein distal antenna isoform X2, encoding MMMMATATKGKRPLRHLTATDKIDAIQRIHDGESKASVARDIGVPESTLRGWCKNEEKLRYMSRQSVENAEKLSNEATAAALTAAAAELFSGGPPEKRLKLDSSMFGGHGGGKLKYDDTSYYKVSPSSRGGTLNGLDLSGGGGGVGGIDKTSGGDIIMNGLTGTAADFSQFAKTAAEISALSKSSKAAAAAAAAYGADLSKHHQHHGGDPSKSDHHLSMAAISPLTSLSHLSGMSGLGQSPLALSFNEIATNLNLIAQLNNNHNLATMSSLAGGLNSAAAAAVAAQSLRSVRPKGSNSSAANNGTNHHHSSHHQQQQQQQQQQQQGQQGGGGAGGGGGRGSNGLHDSSTNGATDHRSSSEKGSSAGGNNGSTGPSLTVRNLAKLQQQKSSSSDQQHQQQQQQQHQQQQSFGNGRDPNAPVDDALWYWLKSQQAMLGLNNLYSSLPRAASNSPPTPPPPSHNTGTATATAHLLTGSSGASPTQLPPSAHTPPPPLGAVPLVSTPQPTPPSSAPSLTPEDTKNSSWFWQWYKTFGASLMPGGAAATAGATGGTVDSKMMAALQQSQHSINNNSLSQQNNNQKAAAAAASLAAYENILYSQLTKGSTGAGANNGSSGGGGGTGGANDGNHHGLGHHLRGGSGVAMDLNISGSVGGGDVKPEDLSNHHGGSISERSKENGPALQLGNGDIERHHTRYNPSPCSTTSSLRSGHRTLPGMDQDHDDSLVEDEEDVERKARIEIATPEPERQAEHLDAREANREDECLQETGDERRHVRHRRRHRDSEEGEHEQDLEAKRAASVKDVAQEEDADDDAEEALAKERSASTADAKQVLDGLLFSSNSNDRCSTTPLSLPRGRSASPLSAGGSIHNDEEQVGEELDRAVKGSDLESDDSNVQPPMTTPPPPDTSTVVASVAVADIRNSADAVEHGEKFLKWLEACSDPNVTAMQVMQFKYLLNSIKLSAERQLQSATNAAGAIGGTVQEERTRIRKRK
- the LOC126571142 gene encoding protein distal antenna isoform X1 produces the protein MMMMATATKGKRPLRHLTATDKIDAIQRIHDGESKASVARDIGVPESTLRGWCKNEEKLRYMSRQSVENAEKLSNEATAAALTAAAAELFSGGPPEKRLKLDSSMFGGHGGGKLKYDDTSYYKVSPSSRGGTLNGLDLSGGGGGVGGIDKTSGGDIIMNGLTGTAADFSQFAKTAAEISALSKSSKAAAAAAAAYGADLSKHHQHHGGDPSKSDHHLSMAAISPLTSLSHLSGMSGLGQSPLALSFNEIATNLNLIAQLNNNHNLATMSSLAGGLNSAAAAAVAAQSLRSVRPKGSNSSAANNGTNHHHSSHHQQQQQQQQQQQQGQQGGGGAGGGGGRGSNGLHDSSTNGATDHRSSSEKGSSAGGNNGSTGPSLTVRNLAKLQQQKSSSSDQQHQQQQQQQHQQQQSFGNGMLHHHHPQPPLAGGLASLSEQFRKCTSAATTNSTSTSTTNSTNHASTTPNTASVGRDPNAPVDDALWYWLKSQQAMLGLNNLYSSLPRAASNSPPTPPPPSHNTGTATATAHLLTGSSGASPTQLPPSAHTPPPPLGAVPLVSTPQPTPPSSAPSLTPEDTKNSSWFWQWYKTFGASLMPGGAAATAGATGGTVDSKMMAALQQSQHSINNNSLSQQNNNQKAAAAAASLAAYENILYSQLTKGSTGAGANNGSSGGGGGTGGANDGNHHGLGHHLRGGSGVAMDLNISGSVGGGDVKPEDLSNHHGGSISERSKENGPALQLGNGDIERHHTRYNPSPCSTTSSLRSGHRTLPGMDQDHDDSLVEDEEDVERKARIEIATPEPERQAEHLDAREANREDECLQETGDERRHVRHRRRHRDSEEGEHEQDLEAKRAASVKDVAQEEDADDDAEEALAKERSASTADAKQVLDGLLFSSNSNDRCSTTPLSLPRGRSASPLSAGGSIHNDEEQVGEELDRAVKGSDLESDDSNVQPPMTTPPPPDTSTVVASVAVADIRNSADAVEHGEKFLKWLEACSDPNVTAMQVMQFKYLLNSIKLSAERQLQSATNAAGAIGGTVQEERTRIRKRK